The Desulfovibrio sp. UIB00 genome has a window encoding:
- a CDS encoding HD domain-containing protein: MIDRQSALALLAEQKTPPSLLQHALASEAIMRALAQHFGENEDIWGLTGLLHDLDYPATAENAARHGLDTAEMLAGQLPDEALTAIRAHNAEMNGAAGPASRIDYALRCGETVTGLISAAALMRPTGMEGMEVKSIKKKMKDKAFAASVCRDNIRQCAEAGLELDAFLALSIEAMRVHAAELGLSK, translated from the coding sequence ATGATAGATCGTCAATCGGCCCTCGCTCTGCTGGCCGAGCAAAAAACACCGCCTTCCCTGTTGCAGCATGCGCTGGCCTCCGAGGCCATAATGCGCGCCCTTGCCCAACATTTTGGCGAAAATGAAGACATCTGGGGCCTCACGGGCCTTTTGCACGACCTCGACTACCCCGCCACGGCGGAAAACGCCGCCCGGCATGGCCTGGACACCGCAGAAATGCTGGCTGGTCAGTTGCCGGATGAGGCCCTCACCGCCATTCGCGCCCATAATGCGGAAATGAACGGCGCGGCTGGCCCTGCCTCGCGCATTGATTACGCCCTGCGCTGCGGCGAAACCGTCACTGGGCTTATCTCTGCCGCTGCGCTCATGCGCCCCACGGGTATGGAAGGCATGGAAGTTAAAAGCATAAAGAAAAAGATGAAGGATAAAGCCTTTGCGGCCAGCGTGTGCCGCGACAACATCCGCCAGTGCGCCGAGGCCGGGCTTGAGCTTGATGCTTTTCTGGCTCTGTCCATCGAAGCCATGCGCGTCCATGCGGCGGAACTTGGTTTAAGCAAATAG
- a CDS encoding ATP-dependent 6-phosphofructokinase: MQECSLQTEIRTLGPCKLDSVLPYRTWADNKTVQIVVDEELSEEVNAPFSVCLEAAGPRKKLYFDTTRAKCAIVTCGGLCPGINDVIRAIVMEAFHAYNVPSILGIAYGLEGFIPKYGHAPFELTPSSVADIHRFGGTMLGSSRGPQSAEEIVDTLERSNVNALFVIGGDGTMKAALAISSEVQARGLKISVIGIPKTIDNDINFIPQSFGFETAAFKATEAIECAHTEACGVPNGIGLVKLMGRESGFIAARAALALKEVNFVLIPEAPFALEGEGGLLPALEERLRSRGHAVIVAAEGAGQHLMENHAAKDVSGNPVLGDVSDLLRKNISSYLGARGIEHSLKYIDPSYIIRSIPANANDKVYCGFLGQYAVHAAMAGRTDMVVGKIQDRYVHLPLELVTRKRRKLNIYSDLWRAVLESTGQGMLHGMLPPA, from the coding sequence ATGCAAGAATGTTCGCTGCAAACGGAAATCCGTACGCTTGGCCCCTGCAAGCTTGATTCTGTGCTGCCCTACCGCACCTGGGCAGACAACAAGACCGTGCAGATTGTTGTGGATGAGGAACTGTCGGAAGAAGTGAACGCGCCCTTCAGCGTATGCCTTGAGGCCGCTGGCCCGCGCAAAAAACTCTATTTTGACACCACCCGCGCCAAGTGCGCCATCGTGACCTGCGGCGGGCTTTGCCCCGGCATCAACGATGTCATCCGCGCCATTGTGATGGAGGCCTTCCACGCCTACAACGTGCCCTCCATCTTGGGCATCGCCTACGGGCTTGAGGGCTTTATTCCCAAGTACGGCCATGCTCCCTTTGAGCTTACGCCTTCAAGCGTGGCGGACATTCACCGTTTTGGCGGCACCATGCTTGGTTCTTCACGCGGGCCGCAGTCTGCCGAAGAAATTGTGGATACCCTTGAACGCAGCAACGTCAACGCTCTCTTTGTCATTGGCGGCGACGGCACCATGAAGGCCGCCCTCGCCATCAGCAGCGAGGTGCAGGCGCGCGGGCTCAAGATATCCGTCATCGGCATCCCCAAGACCATTGATAACGACATCAATTTCATTCCCCAGTCGTTCGGTTTTGAAACTGCCGCCTTCAAGGCCACGGAGGCCATAGAATGCGCTCATACCGAGGCCTGCGGCGTACCCAACGGCATTGGGCTGGTCAAGCTGATGGGGCGCGAATCAGGCTTTATCGCCGCGCGCGCGGCTCTGGCCCTGAAAGAAGTGAACTTTGTGCTCATTCCGGAAGCTCCCTTTGCCCTTGAGGGCGAGGGCGGGCTTCTGCCTGCGCTGGAAGAACGCCTGCGCTCGCGCGGGCATGCCGTTATTGTGGCAGCCGAGGGCGCGGGTCAGCACCTTATGGAAAACCACGCAGCCAAGGATGTGTCGGGCAATCCCGTACTTGGAGATGTGTCTGACCTGCTGCGCAAAAATATCAGCTCGTATCTTGGTGCGCGCGGCATTGAGCATTCGCTGAAATACATTGACCCGAGCTATATCATCCGCTCCATCCCGGCCAACGCCAATGACAAGGTCTATTGCGGATTTTTGGGCCAGTACGCCGTGCACGCCGCCATGGCCGGTCGCACAGACATGGTGGTGGGCAAGATTCAGGACCGTTACGTCCATCTGCCGCTGGAGCTTGTGACCCGCAAGCGCCGCAAGCTCAACATCTATTCCGACCTGTGGCGGGCTGTGCTTGAATCCACCGGTCAGGGCATGTTGCACGGCATGCTGCCCCCGGCGTAA
- the ricT gene encoding regulatory iron-sulfur-containing complex subunit RicT gives MPIYGLRFRTLGQTSYYTGPSGFKRGDHVLIEAEQGQTLAEIVSGPAEHLPGQMEQELPSILRHAGSEDIHRGEANEQMAREAQQFCRQCIRDRNLDMKLVDVEVFFDRSKLIFYFTAPSRIDFRDLVKDLVREYRARIELRQIGVRHETQMVGAVGNCGMVCCCRRYLRKFAPVTIRMAKEQNLFLNPAKISGICGRLLCCLSYEQDNYDHFHRMCPRLGKKYQTDKGPMKVLRANMFRNSLSVLTENNEEVELSLDDWQALSPHRPEAPQGVQPKQPPKGPMNDNSLLVVSATPDTLDSLDFMDEFRQDERDTQTEESAPAESGERAPGGEAQAEPGKNRRKRRRNKSQRPDHD, from the coding sequence ATGCCCATATACGGTCTCCGTTTCAGAACGCTTGGACAAACAAGCTACTATACCGGCCCCTCCGGCTTCAAACGGGGGGATCATGTACTTATTGAGGCAGAGCAGGGCCAGACCCTCGCCGAAATAGTTTCCGGCCCCGCAGAGCATTTGCCCGGACAGATGGAGCAGGAACTGCCCTCCATTCTGCGTCATGCCGGTTCAGAAGACATCCACCGTGGGGAAGCCAACGAGCAGATGGCGCGTGAAGCGCAACAGTTCTGCCGCCAGTGCATCCGCGACCGCAACCTTGATATGAAGCTTGTGGATGTGGAAGTCTTTTTTGACCGCAGCAAGCTCATCTTTTACTTCACCGCGCCTTCCCGCATTGATTTTCGCGATCTGGTCAAAGACCTTGTGCGCGAATACCGCGCGCGTATCGAGCTGCGCCAGATTGGCGTGCGCCACGAAACGCAGATGGTGGGCGCTGTGGGCAACTGCGGCATGGTCTGCTGCTGCCGCAGGTATCTGCGCAAATTCGCGCCCGTGACCATCCGCATGGCAAAAGAGCAGAATCTCTTTCTGAATCCTGCCAAAATTTCGGGCATTTGCGGCCGTTTGCTCTGCTGCCTTTCTTACGAGCAGGACAACTACGACCATTTCCACCGCATGTGCCCGCGCCTCGGCAAGAAATACCAGACGGACAAAGGCCCCATGAAGGTTCTACGGGCCAATATGTTCCGCAATTCCCTTTCTGTGCTGACGGAAAATAACGAAGAAGTCGAACTGAGCCTGGACGACTGGCAGGCGCTTTCGCCCCACAGGCCGGAGGCCCCTCAGGGTGTACAGCCAAAGCAGCCGCCCAAAGGCCCCATGAACGACAACAGCCTGCTTGTGGTTTCCGCCACGCCGGATACTCTTGACTCTCTTGATTTTATGGATGAATTCCGTCAGGACGAGCGCGATACCCAGACCGAGGAATCCGCCCCCGCCGAATCCGGCGAGCGCGCCCCCGGTGGGGAGGCTCAGGCCGAACCGGGCAAGAATCGCCGCAAACGCCGCCGCAACAAGTCGCAGCGGCCCGACCACGACTAG
- a CDS encoding UvrD-helicase domain-containing protein, protein MKHLRQVKASAGSGKTYELTHCFLQRLVQSGPPASASASSACALFPGGRCGWGDILAITFTNAAATEMRDRVIRQLKSAALGQPMGGLALSPEQASRWVDVIMRDMGALNIRTIDSLLHLIVRAAALELDLHPDFQPVFATEEVLTPYLDVLLERAWQGDETMRSLLREVYRAMAWRENSTGFLAGEKLLNQLRGLLDDVLLGRFEDISPTETLHKRLSEVESMAVTHANIFLAAAAGSGLNFSKNALAAVEAIAAGQCKTSAYLSKASASDLFLKKPVVSDEVQKAYEAFARAAGVLVDTAPLLRQAVGLAPVLLLARTLVQAFVQNQRQEGSLPGLLIPHMARQVLESDNGVPEALCRMGSRLTHFLVDEFQDTSNEQWYALRPLVEEALSRGGSLTWVGDVKQSIYGWRGGEPELFDGVFDDAGLTALAPDGQRDNLPYNWRSRREIVQHNNGIFGPLAQPDMAAKVMAALLPSGTPPEICGQAAQGLVRAFAGTEQQCPENAREGGLVRVETILSVDAEAQGEDVLERLCTLLHEDIEPHHPWADVLILVRSNVKATLVADRLIRENIPVITENSLRLAAHPLVVQAVALLSFLDNPEDDIAFMSLVCGSIFREHPEAAALAHEDIAGWCAASRGGPLFQRFKRRWPEIWQRLLAPFHSQSGLMTPYDMTLEWFARLDVERRYPEAETFLRRFMEVLHSAEEKGLATLPTFLEHWRAKSGEEKVPMPENMDAVRVMTIHKSKGLEAPVVIVPWTDLRARMGNETVMVERDGLRLAVGNRKHLGAPYHQELARQCRENVHLLYVAFTRARDALYVLRTSTVGGRGSTSDVLDMLMGEAGFTAPYTVGEELAAHDAAPVATATRGSAAPWGNKPEIAESPEGEEIATSADGAHGNDSADSAGFADPAWRPMQWLPRLKIFRNPLAGFSFRAEDRGSFLHLCLEHLHITGNPQADAQAALNFGLGHFSLPVPDEAALRENAAAALQWFASQPQAARWLQTGWPEHSLMDAEGRLLRMDLLVHEPWGPLVLDYKSGQPEADHVAQLQTYLACLEAGNDCAPGSARGLLVYLDLRRFQLVEAHGVSALGERCSDLLPATEAQA, encoded by the coding sequence ATGAAGCATCTCAGACAGGTCAAGGCCTCTGCCGGTTCCGGCAAGACCTATGAATTGACGCATTGTTTTCTGCAAAGGCTGGTGCAGAGCGGGCCGCCCGCAAGCGCTTCCGCTTCCTCGGCTTGCGCGCTTTTTCCGGGGGGCCGCTGCGGCTGGGGCGACATCCTCGCCATTACCTTTACCAACGCTGCTGCTACCGAAATGCGCGACCGCGTTATCCGGCAGCTCAAGAGCGCGGCCCTCGGGCAGCCCATGGGCGGGCTTGCGCTATCACCCGAGCAGGCCTCCCGCTGGGTGGATGTGATCATGCGCGATATGGGCGCGCTGAACATCCGCACTATCGACAGCCTTCTGCACCTCATTGTGCGCGCGGCAGCGCTGGAACTTGATCTGCACCCGGATTTTCAGCCCGTCTTTGCCACCGAAGAAGTGCTCACTCCCTACCTTGATGTATTGCTTGAACGCGCATGGCAGGGCGATGAAACCATGCGTTCCCTGCTGCGCGAGGTCTATCGGGCCATGGCCTGGCGGGAGAACAGCACGGGCTTTCTTGCGGGCGAAAAGCTGCTCAACCAGTTGCGCGGCCTGCTGGATGACGTGCTGCTCGGGCGCTTTGAGGATATTTCGCCCACAGAAACCCTGCACAAGCGGTTGAGCGAAGTGGAAAGCATGGCCGTAACCCATGCCAATATTTTTCTGGCTGCTGCGGCGGGGAGCGGACTCAATTTCAGCAAAAACGCTCTTGCCGCTGTGGAGGCCATTGCCGCCGGGCAGTGCAAAACTTCGGCATATCTGAGCAAGGCCAGCGCCTCTGACCTTTTTTTGAAAAAGCCCGTGGTCAGCGACGAGGTGCAAAAAGCCTACGAGGCTTTTGCCCGCGCCGCCGGTGTGCTGGTGGATACCGCTCCCCTGCTGCGTCAGGCCGTGGGGCTTGCCCCTGTGCTCCTTCTGGCGCGTACACTTGTGCAGGCCTTTGTGCAAAACCAGCGGCAGGAAGGCAGCCTGCCGGGTCTGCTGATTCCGCACATGGCGCGGCAGGTGCTTGAAAGCGACAACGGCGTGCCCGAGGCCCTGTGCCGCATGGGCTCGCGCCTCACGCATTTTCTGGTGGATGAATTTCAGGACACCAGCAATGAGCAGTGGTACGCCCTGCGCCCCCTTGTGGAAGAAGCCCTCTCGCGCGGCGGCTCCCTCACCTGGGTGGGCGACGTCAAGCAGTCCATTTACGGCTGGCGTGGGGGCGAGCCGGAACTTTTTGACGGCGTGTTTGACGATGCGGGCCTCACAGCCCTCGCGCCTGACGGCCAGCGCGACAATCTGCCCTACAACTGGCGCAGCCGCCGCGAAATCGTGCAGCATAACAACGGCATCTTCGGCCCGCTTGCGCAGCCGGACATGGCCGCAAAGGTCATGGCCGCACTTTTGCCATCGGGCACCCCGCCGGAAATCTGCGGACAGGCCGCTCAGGGCCTTGTACGCGCCTTTGCGGGCACGGAGCAGCAATGCCCAGAAAATGCCCGCGAGGGCGGCCTTGTGCGCGTGGAAACCATCCTTTCCGTGGATGCCGAGGCTCAGGGCGAAGACGTGCTTGAACGCCTCTGCACCCTGTTACATGAGGATATTGAGCCGCACCATCCGTGGGCTGATGTGCTCATTCTCGTGCGCAGCAATGTCAAGGCCACACTTGTGGCCGACAGGTTGATTCGCGAAAATATCCCCGTGATTACAGAAAACAGCCTGCGGCTTGCTGCGCATCCGCTGGTGGTGCAGGCCGTGGCCCTGCTCTCCTTTCTTGATAATCCCGAGGACGACATTGCCTTTATGAGCCTCGTGTGCGGCAGCATATTCAGGGAGCATCCCGAAGCTGCGGCCCTTGCGCACGAGGACATTGCTGGCTGGTGCGCCGCATCCAGGGGCGGGCCTCTGTTCCAGCGGTTCAAAAGGCGCTGGCCAGAAATCTGGCAGCGGCTGCTTGCCCCGTTCCACAGTCAGTCCGGCCTCATGACGCCCTATGACATGACGCTCGAATGGTTTGCCCGGCTGGATGTGGAGCGGCGCTACCCCGAGGCGGAGACCTTTTTGCGCCGCTTTATGGAAGTGCTGCACAGCGCGGAAGAAAAGGGCCTTGCCACCCTGCCCACATTTCTGGAGCACTGGCGCGCCAAGAGCGGCGAAGAAAAGGTGCCCATGCCCGAAAACATGGATGCCGTGCGCGTCATGACCATCCATAAATCCAAGGGGCTGGAAGCCCCGGTGGTCATTGTGCCGTGGACAGACCTGCGCGCCCGCATGGGCAATGAAACCGTGATGGTCGAGCGTGATGGTCTGCGCCTTGCCGTGGGCAACAGAAAGCATCTGGGCGCGCCCTATCATCAGGAGCTTGCCCGCCAGTGCCGGGAGAACGTCCACCTGCTCTACGTGGCCTTTACCCGTGCGCGCGATGCGCTCTATGTTTTGCGTACCAGCACTGTGGGCGGGCGGGGTTCTACCAGTGATGTGCTGGACATGCTCATGGGAGAGGCCGGGTTCACCGCACCTTACACCGTGGGCGAGGAGCTAGCCGCGCACGATGCTGCTCCGGTCGCAACTGCGACGAGGGGATCTGCCGCACCCTGGGGCAACAAGCCGGAGATTGCGGAAAGCCCGGAAGGCGAGGAAATAGCTACTTCTGCGGATGGTGCTCATGGCAATGATTCTGCGGATTCCGCTGGTTTTGCCGACCCCGCATGGCGGCCCATGCAATGGTTGCCGCGCCTCAAGATTTTTCGTAATCCGCTGGCAGGATTCAGTTTTCGCGCTGAAGACAGGGGCAGCTTTCTGCATCTGTGCCTTGAACATCTGCACATAACGGGCAATCCGCAGGCCGACGCGCAGGCGGCGTTGAACTTCGGCCTTGGGCACTTTTCGCTGCCAGTGCCGGACGAGGCCGCGTTGCGGGAAAATGCCGCTGCGGCGCTGCAATGGTTTGCCTCGCAACCTCAGGCTGCCCGCTGGCTGCAAACAGGCTGGCCCGAACATTCGCTCATGGATGCCGAGGGGCGCTTGCTGCGCATGGATTTGCTGGTGCATGAGCCATGGGGGCCGCTGGTGCTTGATTATAAAAGCGGTCAGCCCGAAGCCGACCATGTGGCGCAGCTACAGACCTACCTTGCCTGTCTGGAAGCCGGGAACGACTGCGCCCCCGGCAGTGCGCGCGGCCTGCTGGTGTACCTTGATTTACGGCGGTTTCAGCTTGTGGAAGCGCACGGCGTTTCGGCCCTTGGCGAGCGTTGCAGCGATCTTTTGCCCGCCACGGAGGCTCAGGCATGA
- a CDS encoding PD-(D/E)XK nuclease family protein, with protein MSASPILVFPWQRPFLPDLKAFLTRIGKGRAGATLLIVPHNRPWRYLTKLYAEEGYQGLLPKVMTLADVISAWRSQTSADPLHTANVLDRVALLHECVMGLAQDDEGLAARFARMDMAHFLPWGLRLSNLLEEMLGQRVAAVDLSHVEQEVSGPAAALLGALGRIGKAYVAALEARRWTTPGLDAFTVSEDGLALPRFFTPANDRPVVMAGFSLLTGSEEALLHRLWRAGGQICLHADPALALGTAPHWACDAQAAWLRRWKATARLAVEPTDAEAAHKPRISFFAGYDCHSQLKALHEELAAPSASKGGSNDLAAPDGLSTAVVLTDSALLMPVLHHLPNKDVNVSMGYPLERSPLNRLLEALLQLQENRTEDGRYYWRNLLQCLRHPYLNLLRVDDGNATPLYLREVLRRIEGMIRGGARFVDMNEVARECAPGMHPALFELFEATLNVLVRQPGQVDTTEGMALCLQNICDFLLRNGGDMWRHFPLDAEAMYRLARHAAPVLRQNCLAQTPFPTSVLHGIVREVLQQERVPFEAEPLTGLQVLGMLETRLLHFDRVLIVDATDDKLPGNPAQDPLLPDSLRQVLGLPDARRRERATAHTLYRLCAGAQEVRFFWQEGISRSALFDGKKSRSRFVEQLLWEEEQRRGELLVPGQGPLDMARCVVRSTPAAPKSLPRTEALHEAMLALLQKPLSPTRLDVYQQCPLRFAWQYLCRLQPPQEVNEGDDPAAVGTCIHDTLHALYEPYLNKEVRRGDISRETMLARFHEELEKADLRRILPPDSCLMLEEAAPVRLQRFLDNQPDSTIIVALEEELKATLSLAGGEYSFRGIMDRIDRRDDLLHILDYKTGSLKLHDGSLWGDILYFRRIENLFEAMRQTQAGGQYEPDAQMLEDMDALFEELRPRLPSLQLPCYVSMAVGSGLGPVGDAALVELRNAGREYPLFGGLVDEDLAEAIGYCHAALSLVLLHMRHAPCFTARPDRHCDWCPYASLCAE; from the coding sequence ATGAGCGCATCGCCGATTCTTGTTTTTCCCTGGCAGCGGCCCTTTCTGCCCGACCTCAAAGCCTTTCTGACCCGCATCGGCAAGGGGCGGGCAGGTGCAACCCTGCTGATCGTGCCCCACAACCGGCCCTGGCGTTACCTCACCAAGCTCTATGCGGAAGAAGGCTATCAGGGCTTGCTGCCCAAGGTCATGACTCTGGCGGATGTTATCTCGGCCTGGCGCTCGCAAACCAGCGCAGATCCTCTGCACACGGCCAACGTGCTGGACAGGGTCGCCCTGCTGCACGAGTGCGTAATGGGCCTCGCGCAGGATGACGAAGGCCTTGCCGCACGTTTTGCCCGCATGGACATGGCGCACTTTCTGCCCTGGGGCTTGCGGCTTTCAAACCTGCTGGAAGAAATGCTGGGCCAGCGTGTGGCTGCTGTGGATCTCAGCCATGTGGAGCAGGAGGTTTCCGGCCCTGCGGCTGCCCTGCTGGGCGCTCTGGGGCGCATAGGCAAGGCCTATGTGGCCGCGCTGGAGGCCCGCCGCTGGACAACGCCGGGATTGGACGCCTTTACCGTCAGCGAAGACGGACTTGCCCTGCCTCGTTTTTTTACGCCCGCAAATGACCGCCCCGTTGTGATGGCCGGATTTTCGCTGCTCACCGGCAGTGAGGAAGCCCTGCTGCACAGGCTGTGGCGGGCAGGCGGGCAGATATGCCTGCATGCAGACCCGGCGCTGGCTCTGGGCACCGCGCCGCACTGGGCATGTGACGCGCAGGCTGCGTGGCTGCGCCGCTGGAAGGCCACTGCTCGCCTTGCCGTGGAACCCACGGACGCCGAGGCCGCACATAAGCCGCGCATATCGTTTTTTGCCGGGTACGATTGCCATTCGCAGCTTAAAGCTTTGCATGAAGAACTGGCGGCGCCGAGCGCCAGCAAGGGCGGCAGCAATGATTTAGCCGCGCCTGACGGGCTTTCCACGGCGGTTGTGCTCACGGACAGCGCCCTGCTCATGCCAGTGCTGCACCATCTGCCCAACAAGGACGTCAACGTTTCCATGGGCTACCCATTGGAGCGCTCGCCCCTTAACCGCCTGCTTGAGGCTCTGCTGCAATTGCAGGAAAACAGGACGGAAGATGGCCGCTATTACTGGCGCAATCTGCTTCAGTGTCTGCGGCATCCTTACCTGAACCTGCTGCGCGTGGATGACGGCAACGCAACGCCCCTTTATTTGCGCGAGGTCTTGCGCCGCATTGAGGGCATGATTCGCGGCGGGGCGCGGTTTGTGGATATGAACGAGGTTGCGCGGGAGTGCGCCCCGGGCATGCATCCTGCGCTTTTTGAGCTTTTTGAAGCCACGCTCAATGTGCTGGTGCGTCAGCCGGGGCAGGTGGACACCACCGAGGGCATGGCCCTGTGCCTGCAAAACATCTGCGATTTTCTGCTGCGCAACGGCGGCGACATGTGGCGGCATTTTCCGCTGGATGCGGAGGCCATGTACCGCCTTGCCCGCCACGCGGCCCCTGTGTTGCGGCAAAACTGCCTTGCGCAGACGCCCTTTCCCACCAGCGTCTTGCACGGCATAGTACGCGAGGTGCTGCAACAGGAGCGAGTACCGTTTGAGGCGGAGCCGCTCACGGGCTTGCAGGTGCTCGGCATGCTTGAAACGCGCCTGCTGCACTTTGACAGGGTGCTTATTGTGGATGCCACGGACGACAAACTGCCAGGCAACCCTGCGCAGGATCCTCTGCTGCCCGATTCGCTGCGGCAGGTGCTTGGCCTGCCGGATGCCCGCAGGCGTGAGCGCGCCACTGCCCACACGCTGTATCGGCTCTGCGCCGGAGCGCAGGAGGTGCGCTTTTTCTGGCAGGAGGGCATCAGCCGTTCTGCGCTTTTTGACGGCAAAAAAAGCCGCAGCCGCTTTGTAGAACAACTGCTATGGGAAGAAGAACAGCGCCGTGGCGAGCTGCTTGTGCCCGGTCAGGGGCCGCTGGACATGGCCCGTTGCGTGGTGCGCAGCACCCCTGCCGCTCCCAAAAGCCTGCCCCGCACAGAGGCCTTGCACGAGGCCATGCTGGCCCTGCTCCAAAAACCGCTTTCGCCCACAAGGCTGGATGTTTACCAGCAATGCCCTCTGCGATTTGCCTGGCAATACCTCTGCAGGCTGCAACCGCCGCAGGAGGTCAACGAAGGCGACGACCCCGCAGCCGTGGGCACCTGCATTCACGATACGCTGCACGCGCTGTATGAACCGTATCTCAATAAAGAGGTGCGCCGGGGCGATATCAGCCGCGAGACCATGCTTGCGCGGTTTCATGAGGAGCTTGAAAAGGCCGACCTGCGCCGCATCTTACCGCCGGACAGCTGCCTCATGCTGGAAGAAGCCGCCCCTGTGCGTTTGCAGCGTTTTCTGGACAATCAGCCCGACAGCACCATTATTGTGGCGCTGGAGGAAGAACTCAAGGCCACGCTGTCGCTGGCTGGCGGCGAATATTCTTTCAGGGGCATAATGGACCGCATTGACCGGCGGGATGACCTGCTGCACATCCTTGACTACAAGACCGGCAGCCTTAAATTACATGATGGGAGCTTGTGGGGCGACATTCTTTATTTCAGGCGTATTGAGAACCTTTTTGAGGCCATGCGACAGACGCAGGCGGGAGGCCAATATGAGCCGGACGCTCAGATGCTTGAAGATATGGATGCCCTCTTTGAAGAACTGCGGCCCCGGCTGCCGAGCCTGCAATTGCCCTGCTATGTGAGCATGGCTGTGGGCAGCGGCCTTGGCCCGGTTGGAGACGCCGCGCTGGTTGAACTGCGCAATGCTGGCAGGGAGTATCCGCTTTTTGGTGGGCTGGTGGATGAAGACCTGGCGGAAGCCATTGGGTACTGCCACGCGGCGCTTTCTCTTGTATTGCTGCACATGCGACATGCACCGTGCTTTACGGCGCGTCCAGACCGCCATTGCGACTGGTGCCCCTATGCGTCACTGTGTGCGGAATAA
- a CDS encoding nitronate monooxygenase family protein produces the protein MSFPALKIGDLTAKIPVVQGGMGVGISLSGLASAVANQGGIGVIAGAMIGMKEPDVAKDPLTANLRALRNEILKARELSNGIIGVNLMVALTTFSQMVRTAVENKVDIIFSGAGLPLDMPHHLLQVCEEKKEEFKTKLVPIVSSARAATVIAKKWASRFGYTPDAFVVEGPKAGGHLGFKAEELQDPGHSLEVLVPQVVDAAKAMEDKCGRAVPVIAAGGVYSGADIMKFLDLGASGVQMGTRFVATHECDADDRFKQSYLSARDEDITIIKSPVGMPGRALGNEFITASREGKKKPFKCVFHCVHTCEQEKTPYCIAQALINAMKGNLERGFAFCGANVARVNKIISVHELMDSLQKEFDDAMSTLSKSVQNMQSKLNFSIKS, from the coding sequence ATGTCTTTTCCCGCACTCAAGATAGGTGATCTCACGGCTAAAATCCCTGTAGTTCAGGGTGGCATGGGCGTGGGCATTTCGCTTTCCGGGCTGGCGTCGGCTGTTGCCAATCAGGGTGGTATCGGCGTCATCGCCGGGGCCATGATCGGCATGAAAGAACCCGATGTGGCCAAAGATCCTCTTACAGCCAATCTGCGCGCCCTGCGCAATGAAATATTGAAAGCACGCGAACTCAGCAACGGCATCATCGGCGTTAACCTGATGGTGGCGCTTACCACATTCAGCCAGATGGTGCGCACCGCCGTTGAAAACAAGGTGGACATCATCTTTTCCGGCGCTGGCCTTCCCCTCGACATGCCGCATCACCTGTTGCAGGTGTGCGAGGAAAAGAAGGAAGAATTCAAGACAAAGCTGGTTCCCATTGTTTCCTCGGCCCGAGCTGCCACGGTAATCGCCAAAAAATGGGCCTCGCGCTTTGGTTATACGCCTGACGCCTTTGTGGTTGAAGGCCCCAAGGCCGGCGGCCATCTCGGCTTCAAGGCTGAAGAGTTGCAGGATCCCGGCCACTCGCTTGAAGTCCTGGTGCCGCAGGTGGTGGATGCCGCCAAGGCCATGGAAGACAAGTGCGGCCGCGCCGTGCCTGTTATTGCCGCTGGCGGCGTGTACTCCGGCGCGGACATCATGAAGTTCCTCGATCTTGGCGCTTCCGGCGTGCAGATGGGCACCCGCTTTGTGGCTACCCACGAATGCGATGCCGATGACCGCTTCAAGCAGAGCTACCTTTCCGCGCGCGATGAAGACATCACCATTATCAAAAGCCCGGTGGGCATGCCTGGCCGCGCACTTGGCAATGAATTCATCACGGCCTCGCGCGAGGGCAAGAAAAAGCCTTTCAAGTGCGTGTTCCACTGCGTACACACCTGCGAACAGGAAAAAACGCCGTACTGCATCGCCCAGGCGCTCATCAACGCCATGAAGGGCAATCTTGAACGCGGCTTTGCCTTTTGCGGGGCCAATGTGGCCCGCGTGAACAAGATCATCTCGGTGCATGAACTCATGGACAGCCTGCAAAAGGAATTTGACGATGCCATGAGCACCCTGAGCAAGAGCGTGCAGAACATGCAGAGCAAGCTCAACTTCAGCATCAAGAGCTAA